CATGATCAGGCCCTCCTTGTACTGGTCAACCCGGTTGTAGCCGGCAACCACCATGCCAGCGAGCTGCGACGGCGCCCTGCGGACCAACCATCCGTTGGAACAATGATTTTCGGCAGCAGTGCCCTCAAACCCGGATCAGAGTGTGAGGAGGCGGCATGAAGACTAACCCGCATTATTCACGAAGGCTTCTACCAACCGCGGATACGCTGCTGCGACGGGCGTGCTCGCCACTCAGTCGGTCAACATACTGTTGCAAGTATGCCTCCCTCCTTCGCGGCTGCGCTTGCCCGTCTCACGACGCGTCTGCGCGGTTTCGTCACGAAGCATCATGAATAATGCGGGCTAAGGCTACAGTCGAAAGGGCGGACTGGCGCGAGATGCCACAGCCTCTCATCGTCGGAAGGTACGAAGATGCGCCACGACCTCCATACCAAGCTTTGCTAGAACCGGCGGCTCATCGGGCGAAGCCCCTCTTCATTATCGCCGCCGGAGACACCCCTCCAGTGATTACTCTCTAACTTTCATGCGAAGTGGACTCTCCCGCCCGGTTGTTTTGATCCAGATAGCGACCGACGGCTTGATAGGCCATATGCAGGTACTGCGCCACCATCCGGTGCGTGTTGAAAAACGACCCGTTCAACGCAATCACGTGACGCATCATGTCGCGATACCGCTCCTGCTCCTGATAGAAACAGGGCAGCACCCGATGCTCCAACGCATCATAGAGCGCCTCCGCATGACAGGCATCCAGCCCGGGCTCCGGCTGCTCACAGATGTCGATCCGCTCCCCGATCGCCCAACCGGTCACCCCCTCCACATGCCCTTCGATCCACCATCCGTCCAGCACACTCAAGCTCGGCAGGCCGTTCACGGCCGCCTTCATCCCGCTGGTCCCCGACGCCTCCAGCGGCGGCACGGGTGTGTTGAGCCAGACGTCCGATCCCGCGCAGAGGAGCCTCGCCGTTTGCATATCGTAGTTCGGCAGGTACGTGATCGCCACTATGTCCCGAAGCCGCTCCTTCACCTCATGGACGCGCCAGATGATGGCCTTCCCCTCGTGATCGCGCGGGTGCGCCTTCCCGGCGAAGATGATTTGGAGGGGACCGGTCTGTTTGACGATGCCGACGAGCCGATCGAGATCGTGAAACAGCAGCAGGAAGCGCTTGTAGGCCGTGGCCCGGCGGGCAAAGCCGACCGTCAGGGCATCGCAATTCATGCCCGCGTTCGTGACGCGATTGACCGTATCGAGCAGCGCGCGTTTGGCTTCCTGATGGGCCTGCCATAGCTCATCGGTCGGAATGCCGACCGCGTAGCGCAGTGACAGAAAATCACGCCGCCAATCGGGAAGGTGCCGATCATAGAGCCGCTGAAAGGGCGGGGCGGCCCAGGTCGCGGCATGCACCCCATTCGTGATCGAATGGATCGGGTAGCCGGGAAACAGCCCGCGGGAGACTTCCCCGTGTTTCATCGCCACGCCGTTGATGTACCGCGCGCACCGGAGCGCCAATTCCGTCATGTTCAACGATGCGTTGTCCCAACATGCCGCGAGCAGAGCCCAGAAGCGCTCGCCCAACACCCGGCGGGCCAGATCGGCCGGAAACTGGTCGTGACCCGCGGGCACCGGCGTATGCGTCGTAAAGACGCAATGTTCGCGCACGGCTTCCAAAGCCGCCTTGCAGGACATCTGTGGCTGCGATCCCTCTGCCATCCGTTGTTCAAGCAGCCCGAGCACCAACAGGGCCGCGTGGCCCTCGTTGAGATGGTAGCGATACAGATCCCGGTAGCCCAGCGAGGCCAACATGCGGATCCCCCCGATGCCGAGGATCACCTCCTGGCAGAGACGGTAATAGGCGTCGCCGCCGTACAAGACATCGGTCAGACGCCGATCCTCAGCCGTGTTCTGCGGCAGGTCCGCGTCCAGGAAATAGACTGGCACGGCGGAGCCGGAGATTCCCCTGACCAGATGGCGCCAGGCCCGCAGATGGACGGTTCGACCTTCCACCTCGACGCAGGCCCTGGCCTCCAGCGCTTCCGCATAGTCCTCGACCGCCCAGGACACGGGCTCTTCCGTCTGATTTCCGGCCGCGTCCAGATGCTGGAAGAAATAGCCGCGCCGATGGAGCAGCGACACGGCGACCATGGGAATGTCGAGGTCGGCCGCGGAACGGATGGTGTCGCCCGCCAGCACGCCGAGCCCGCCGGCATAGGTAGGCATGCCGGCTTCGAGCCCGATCTCCATCGAAAAGTAGGCGACCAGCGGGTCTCGCGTCATGCTTGGACTTGTCGAACCTCGCGGGGCGGAGAGTCTTCTTTCATCTCTTTCATAATGGGCGGCGATCCGAACATCGCGCTCAGCTTCCCGATCCAGGCCCGGTCCGCAAAGATCACCAACGTGTCGTTGGCTTGCAATTCCAGGCTCGCGGGTGGAGCAAACGATTGGCCTTGGCGGATGACCAGGACCGCCAAGGCCTCGGATGGGAGGTCGAGGTCGGACAATCGCTCGCCGACCGCCTTGGAGGAGAGAGCAATCCTGAACTCCATCAGCGCGCCTGTGTCGGTCCGGACGGTCGGAATCTCCGGCATCCCGCCAGACGACTCGGTCGAGAGCGGGGCATCCACTTTGAGCCAGCGCGCGACCAGGGGAATCGAGGTGCCCTGTAACAGAACCGACGTCAGGACGATGAAAAAGACGACGTTGAAGATCATCGGGGCCTGTTCGATTCCGGCCACCAAGGGAAACGTGGCCAGAATGATCGGCACGGCTCCCCTGAGCCCGACCCAGGCCACCATGATTTTCTCCCGCAAGCTGATCCGGGCGAAGGACAGGGTGGTAAAGACCGCGATGGGACGGGCGCAGACCATCAAAAACAGCGCCAGGAGCAGACCGGCCGACGCGACGGGAACGAGCTGAGAGGGAAACACTTGGAGACCCAGCGTGAGAAACATCACGATCTGCATCAACCACGCGAGCCCGTCGTGAAACTGCATCACGCTGCGCTTGCGGCGGAACTGGCTCCTGCCCATGATCAGTCCCGCCATATAGACCGCCAAAAAGCCGTTGCCCCCCACCGTGGCGGTCGCGCTGTAGGCGAGCAGCACCAGCGAGAACGTCAGCACGAGGTACAACCCGTCATATTCGAGCTGGAGGCGATTCACCAGCCAGGCCATGGCCGTCCCCATCCCATAGCCGAGCCCGGCTCCGAGCGCCATCTGGAGAAAGAACCGGGGAATCAAGTCGACGACCGATGCCGTGGCCCCCGTCAGCAATCCGATCAGTCCCACGGTCAAGAAGACCGCCATGGGATCATTGCTCCCGGACTCCAACTCCAGCAGCGGCTTCAACTGCCCTCGAAGCCTGACATTTCGCGAGCGCAGGACCGCAAACACGGCGGCCGCATCGGTTGAGGACACGATCGATCCGATGAGCAACCCTTCCAGCCAGGAGACCTTGAGCACGGCCGTCGCATACCAGCCGACCAGGAGCGCCGTAATCCCGACCCCCAACGTGGAGAGGATCAGCCCCTTTCCCAGGACCTGGCGCACTCTTCGCCACTCGGTGTCCAACCCGCCCGCAAACAGAATGAACGCAAGCGCGACCACGCCGAGCGACTGGGCGAGCGGCGGATTGTCGAAATGGATCCCGCCGGGGCCGTCCGATCCGGCCAACATGCCGATGGCCAGGAACAGCAACAAGGACGGCACGCCGAAGCGCCAGGAAGCCTTGCTGGCGATCACGCTCAAGAAGAGCAGCGCCGAGGCGCCGAGCATCAGATATTCAATGGGGAAGGTCATTCCGCTCCAACCGCTCCCAT
The DNA window shown above is from Nitrospira tepida and carries:
- a CDS encoding potassium/proton antiporter — protein: MTFPIEYLMLGASALLFLSVIASKASWRFGVPSLLLFLAIGMLAGSDGPGGIHFDNPPLAQSLGVVALAFILFAGGLDTEWRRVRQVLGKGLILSTLGVGITALLVGWYATAVLKVSWLEGLLIGSIVSSTDAAAVFAVLRSRNVRLRGQLKPLLELESGSNDPMAVFLTVGLIGLLTGATASVVDLIPRFFLQMALGAGLGYGMGTAMAWLVNRLQLEYDGLYLVLTFSLVLLAYSATATVGGNGFLAVYMAGLIMGRSQFRRKRSVMQFHDGLAWLMQIVMFLTLGLQVFPSQLVPVASAGLLLALFLMVCARPIAVFTTLSFARISLREKIMVAWVGLRGAVPIILATFPLVAGIEQAPMIFNVVFFIVLTSVLLQGTSIPLVARWLKVDAPLSTESSGGMPEIPTVRTDTGALMEFRIALSSKAVGERLSDLDLPSEALAVLVIRQGQSFAPPASLELQANDTLVIFADRAWIGKLSAMFGSPPIMKEMKEDSPPREVRQVQA
- the glgP gene encoding alpha-glucan family phosphorylase, translating into MTRDPLVAYFSMEIGLEAGMPTYAGGLGVLAGDTIRSAADLDIPMVAVSLLHRRGYFFQHLDAAGNQTEEPVSWAVEDYAEALEARACVEVEGRTVHLRAWRHLVRGISGSAVPVYFLDADLPQNTAEDRRLTDVLYGGDAYYRLCQEVILGIGGIRMLASLGYRDLYRYHLNEGHAALLVLGLLEQRMAEGSQPQMSCKAALEAVREHCVFTTHTPVPAGHDQFPADLARRVLGERFWALLAACWDNASLNMTELALRCARYINGVAMKHGEVSRGLFPGYPIHSITNGVHAATWAAPPFQRLYDRHLPDWRRDFLSLRYAVGIPTDELWQAHQEAKRALLDTVNRVTNAGMNCDALTVGFARRATAYKRFLLLFHDLDRLVGIVKQTGPLQIIFAGKAHPRDHEGKAIIWRVHEVKERLRDIVAITYLPNYDMQTARLLCAGSDVWLNTPVPPLEASGTSGMKAAVNGLPSLSVLDGWWIEGHVEGVTGWAIGERIDICEQPEPGLDACHAEALYDALEHRVLPCFYQEQERYRDMMRHVIALNGSFFNTHRMVAQYLHMAYQAVGRYLDQNNRAGESTSHES